The Clostridioides sp. ES-S-0010-02 genome window below encodes:
- a CDS encoding MerR family transcriptional regulator: MRTVKQVSDLTGISVRTLHYYDEIGLLKPSEITEAGYRFYDDEAIKTLQQILFFKELEIPLKEVKDIMLSPYFDKMHALESQRKLLIIKRKRLDSLIEIIDKTLKGENVVNFKEFDMSEYFKVLEEFKIEHEDKVIKIYGSVEKYNEHIEKFKSKEDEIAKMAIKIYGSIEKYSEAIKKNFNSDILTLAEQFDEFKKDCLEDNHPKLSELYKILVADLNKNPLSKELQKIAKEITDTSKKDYELFNMEYGDDNWYSMVQNYLLNPIWIKEVDKKYGNGACKFIGEVLKSYLGNKQPKINILYEKLVADLSKNPSSEEIQDIVGDIVYEINRMNEFYKIDEGENHLDYLSELYLQNSSYIQVTDKKYGKGASKFIGEALKIYSDSSKL; the protein is encoded by the coding sequence AGGAATAAGTGTGCGCACATTACATTACTATGACGAGATAGGTTTATTAAAACCAAGTGAAATTACAGAAGCAGGGTACAGGTTTTATGATGATGAAGCTATTAAAACGCTTCAACAAATTTTATTTTTTAAAGAGCTTGAGATACCTTTAAAAGAAGTTAAAGATATAATGTTAAGCCCATACTTTGATAAAATGCATGCTCTAGAAAGTCAAAGAAAGCTACTTATTATAAAACGTAAAAGATTGGATAGTCTAATAGAAATTATAGACAAAACGTTAAAAGGAGAAAATGTAGTAAACTTCAAAGAATTTGATATGAGTGAATATTTTAAAGTATTAGAGGAATTTAAAATAGAGCATGAAGATAAAGTAATTAAAATTTATGGTAGTGTAGAGAAATATAATGAACATATTGAGAAGTTTAAATCTAAAGAAGATGAAATTGCTAAAATGGCTATAAAAATATATGGAAGTATTGAGAAATATTCTGAGGCTATAAAGAAAAATTTTAATAGTGATATATTGACTTTAGCAGAACAATTTGATGAATTTAAAAAAGACTGTTTGGAAGATAATCATCCAAAATTAAGTGAACTATATAAAATACTTGTAGCAGATTTAAATAAAAATCCTTTATCAAAGGAACTTCAAAAAATTGCTAAAGAGATAACAGATACATCTAAGAAAGATTATGAACTTTTTAATATGGAGTATGGAGATGATAATTGGTATAGCATGGTGCAAAATTATTTACTAAATCCTATATGGATAAAAGAAGTTGATAAAAAGTATGGTAATGGAGCGTGTAAATTTATTGGAGAAGTTTTGAAGAGTTATTTAGGTAATAAACAACCCAAAATAAACATATTATATGAAAAGCTTGTGGCAGACTTAAGTAAAAATCCTTCTTCAGAAGAGATTCAAGATATTGTTGGAGATATAGTATATGAAATTAACCGAATGAATGAATTTTACAAGATAGATGAAGGAGAGAATCATTTAGATTATTTGTCAGAACTTTATTTACAAAATTCTAGCTATATACAGGTGACTGATAAGAAATATGGTAAAGGAGCATCCAAATTCATTGGAGAAGCTCTAAAAATTTATTCTGATAGTAGTAAATTGTAA
- a CDS encoding DUF4363 family protein gives MKSTTFVILWAVLFMLFGFYVNNKLYDFTEDYKNNMSILEKSIENEEWEKAQKEADSISTRWSKERNHWYKVLNHEYFDEIGLKFNILDKAIYTENKLKSLEEVESIKTYLGNIVESVKFDINYIF, from the coding sequence TTGAAATCTACAACATTTGTTATACTATGGGCTGTTTTATTTATGCTATTTGGATTTTATGTTAATAATAAACTATATGATTTTACGGAAGATTACAAAAACAATATGTCTATATTAGAGAAATCTATAGAAAATGAAGAATGGGAAAAAGCTCAAAAAGAAGCTGATTCTATATCTACTAGATGGTCTAAAGAAAGAAATCATTGGTATAAAGTTTTAAATCATGAATACTTTGACGAAATAGGTCTAAAATTTAATATTCTTGATAAAGCAATTTATACTGAAAATAAATTAAAATCCTTAGAAGAAGTTGAAAGCATAAAAACATATTTAGGAAATATTGTTGAAAGTGTTAAGTTTGATATAAATTATATATTTTAA